A stretch of Endozoicomonas sp. SCSIO W0465 DNA encodes these proteins:
- a CDS encoding pyocin activator PrtN family protein translates to MNTELLLYARYEQPYVRLEEICQEFFGLSERKAKMAAAAQELPVPVVRVTASKKSPMMVKLSDLAAYLDSRHETYSNTWEKVQGV, encoded by the coding sequence ATGAACACAGAATTGCTGCTATATGCCCGCTACGAACAGCCCTACGTCAGACTGGAAGAGATCTGCCAGGAGTTCTTTGGCCTCAGTGAGCGTAAAGCAAAAATGGCCGCAGCCGCCCAGGAACTGCCCGTTCCGGTGGTTCGGGTCACCGCCAGCAAAAAATCGCCTATGATGGTAAAGCTCTCAGACTTGGCAGCCTATCTGGACTCCAGGCATGAGACTTACAGCAATACTTGGGAGAAGGTTCAGGGTGTATAG
- a CDS encoding transposase: MPSVVCERIEKIYDRLLQRALMKEVVYMEKQREELKRKKVKNTKAYNLFKRLTEFKAETLRFMSDFTIPFDNNGSERDVRMAKLKQKISGCFRSADGGSMFARIRSYLSSARKQGMDIYQSLHRAVRNYCNMPLLSAE; this comes from the coding sequence ATGCCAAGTGTTGTCTGTGAACGAATCGAGAAGATTTATGACCGGTTGCTTCAGCGGGCTCTAATGAAAGAAGTCGTCTATATGGAGAAGCAACGAGAGGAGCTTAAGCGCAAGAAAGTCAAGAATACTAAAGCTTACAATCTCTTCAAACGACTCACTGAGTTCAAGGCTGAGACACTGCGCTTCATGTCAGATTTTACCATTCCCTTCGATAACAATGGCAGTGAGCGGGATGTTCGAATGGCCAAGTTAAAGCAGAAAATCTCAGGCTGCTTCAGGAGTGCAGACGGTGGTTCTATGTTTGCACGGATTCGCAGCTATTTGTCGTCTGCCAGAAAACAGGGAATGGACATATATCAATCACTTCATAGAGCTGTTCGGAATTACTGTAATATGCCTTTGCTCAGTGCTGAATAG